The window ttaaagatttttatttctcaaattgtgtttatttgttttatgtccaaataatatttataataaataactaatttaaaaaaaataattaacatcatgTATATGACATAtaccaatattttaaaaataataataataacaatattttactACCCGCGGTGATATTTTTAAATCTCATCTTTCCctcatcatttaattttattttaagtccATCCTACCTATATTTTTTGGGTCCGTCCCTGGCACTGCATGAAAAATATCAATGTCTTGTCAATGCATAACGTCTTATTTAGACGTGGACACTTGCTTGCGTCCTactaaaagtaaaactctattatgataTTAATTCTCTTGAATGTTTATATAtctgtaaacactaaaaatctacataccaatttaaaaaattaaaatattttttgatttattatgaataaataaaatcaaaataattaacctcatgGCGAAGaaccaattaaaacaattaattaaactaattattatgataattaaatcctaattaattaggtaaaattatcaaaataataaaaataaaattactttgagtaaatattgtactcatttatcttaaaataattttagaaaaaaagaaggaatcaaaataaataatttagaatgaaatgAGATACTCATTTCatctcccaaaattatttatttaatcctaaaatatgcacacaaaaaaatttaaataaattggtaaaatatttatcatatttattttaatattttgtgtatttaaaaatatcaaaattaaaaccaaaagggtgaaagaaaaatcaatttcaaacaaacccttaaggttttaaaataaaaataaaatcgtaaTTAGGTGTATCCAAAATCTTGAGAGATGGCTACAACTAAAACCCCGTCCATTGGATGAGCATCAAATCCTCATCCAATGCCTTATAGCACTCCGCGTAGCCGGTTGTAACCGAGGAAAAGCGCGCGTGCAAGGCACCGGATTGGCTAACGCCCGTTAGACAGATTGTTAACGGAATGCCCAAACGCAATGGTGTCTTGATAGATCGCTGACAGAATGCCAAACGCGTGCAAAATAACGTCGTTTTGGCCTCCGATTGTCTTCCTCATTGCGACGCTGTgaagataaggatgaagattCGTCTTCGATTTTGCCTTTTTGTAACTCAACCGTTAGTCAACCATTTCAGCTAATTTAAAGGCTGAAATGATTAGCCTACtacggtgatcatttctccaaCAACTATAGGCATGATTTACCTATATCTTCAAATGGCCAGAAGAACAGTCAAAACGCCATAAATGGCTTTGGCTGATTCATTCCACTTGAAACCTCCACCGACTCAAGGATAGTAAAAATACATTCTCTAAGTCAATTCGAAAGCAAGAGATCCACTCTCCACCTTCTAATCTTCGATTTTCAGAAATCCGTCATTAAAGTTTCATGCTTTCAGATGTTTTGAAAACTTTGGATAAGACCTTAAAGCTTGTATCTGAGCATCCCAACAGTTTCTCAAAGGTctaaagagtgttctccaatccttggtaagaaTCCAATAACCTTCTAATTCATATTCACactttgaattttaaattttatatttcaaattgcataaactAGTGTGTTTGttatttatggtgttttatggttgaatattgatcctatgatcatttagaaactatttgGATAAGATAGAACGATCAATCAATCttaaaacaaaaacccaaatttgaaattttaaaatccaCAAatcgggtttgttgttcttggtcTAATTCTAATGAATCATAGTCCATAAAGCATCtaaacatgattgtaatgatgttgggcaataatttggatcatgtttgatccatcccagtcatgtttgatcaaaatcaaaattttcaaaataaatgaaaattttgagttcttgatttggtcaaaacgaatagctagtgttcttgttttgataccaatcaagtatatatgTTATAAGAAAGCTAAATGGTAGCTCTTTCCccttaaaataactttaaaatcaaaaaatcaaattttgatcACTGACTGttttgaacgatttgatcatcatccaggttgattagtaccttgagatgatgttcAACATGTTCCTAGAAGCTTTGTAAAGCTACCCAAACCCTTGGATCAAACAATTcaagctaaaaaaaataaaaataaaattaaactttatgTTCTTGGGGACCGAGGCTTGTTATCCTatgaccgagagatccgaccgaggatcctcggtccggaccgaaacctaggactgagaaatTCAAACCTAGGATCGAGAACTCCAACaagactgagaggtccgactgATGTTCTTAAGCTAAGATCGAGAGGTATGATCGAGGATTTTAATTTAGGACCGAGCATCCCCGAACCTAGGATTGAAGAACTTAGCCCAGAGCTAACTTAGTATCGGTGTTTTTATACACCCATACCGATGAACTTAGCCCAGGGATAACCTAGGATTGATGTACATATAcaccaaaaccggtaattttagCTTAAGGACCAAGAATCCTTAGCCCCTAGACCGATGGACTTCAGCACTCCAACCGAAGACCACTAGCCGAAGACCGAGAGGTCCTCAACCCAGACCGAGGATTTTTAGATCTCGACCCATAAAAATGGACCCCAAGGAATAAGGCCCggtcctaaggcttgtttggttcctattttcaaacccaaaattatttttgtaattttggaccccaaaccattttcaaaaaatccgaaaaaaataaaaaatgatttcaaaataattttgggatatttgcacaaaaaaaaaatattttaactaagacatgtttggtgtttatttctaaactctaacacacttaaaaatgactaatattcttcATGTATAATCTTCCATAGTTATCATTAGCAACATGTATCAGCATTTAAATAGTGTTGtttcaatcatttaaataacactaaattctagaagcatgactaggactagaatcataattgattaaaactcaaacgttatacaaccgattttcaaaagtcaactttataagtagagaccattttaaGATGGGTACAGAGGATGAAATGCGAAAGTcatttctcgagtatcaccaaactacgaactaaaagaaaattatgatcaATATGTTTGTATACTATGCCaacttttttattgattttcaaaaatcaattggcgactctgtttcaaaataaatcatattttaaattaattatgtttaattaatttaaactaaatgatttctaaaaattaaattatgatttgattacTGTAAATCcccggattatttaaaattaaaccccgaagttaattatttttaattaatttcaaaagcggTTAGGAATcgtttaaaaatcttttaaataatgttttattttaaaagaaaattactgaCACGCAAACCGAGATTGAAATTCTCAAACCTTGAGCTTTTCCGCAAAGCCTATACATGGGGTTTTCCAGGGGTTACAATATCTAATTCGGTTAGAGAAACCACTAAATCGAGGATCAAACATGACCTTAACTGTAGTATTTCTACATATAACAATGGAAACATGCTCATTATATGTCGTAtgtagacttttgacactacatcaAATATCGTTCCAAAAACTAATTGAAGAACTATCATCCACAATGAATCTAGAATGCTCACAAAAAAATTTTCACATAGAATAAATTCTCCTTCAAATACTACACTTActgaataattaaatatttgggTGAATCAATTAAATCAATCAGGAtcatatttacattattttgataaaaaagtcttattaaaaaaaataagatctcgaatattcAGTCTccttgattttaaaatatttttttaaaagatatattttagtattttactaaataaattaattgtcaTTAATTCttacatataaaattttgaaattattattattaaactgaataattaaactattaacATGATCTTTTACATGAGAGTTTtgctaattttaattttaaaaataattaatttattattaataaaatattaaaattaattagtatattaaaCTACAGATGATTGAGAGAtggaatttgagggagggaataGGAGAAggaatgatgtggcgcaatttgattagccaaaataataacaaaaaaaaattttcttctctctcctcaccttttatccTTTTTTCAACCAGTGATAtaatgacacatcattctctctcatTCCCTCCGTGAAATTCtctccctctatcactcctcattatTCCTCTATCACCCCTCATTAAACTAGTTGATTAATCATTTTAGTTTACATCGGCTCTACTCAGAGTAAACAAATCATTATGTTTTATCAAAattagttatttgaaaactaaaatGCATGccataatgaaaaaaatataatatatatatatatatattatatatttataaaataatttagttttttttaatataaacaaagtGTTTTTagtaaagaaaaatcaaattttattttatatatataaattataaacaaattttaaatatgttggtaaaatttaaaaaattattgatttttttgtgttaatataaatataaataaaaaatatattatattatatattgaaaataaaaatttattatatatatatatatataatgatgagaaaataaatgagaaaagagaatattgtttttaattgtataaatatataaaattttacatgagaatatttgtttagatttacgaaaatatgaaatgatttggatatatatatatatataattaattaaaaaaaattaaattgtttatttttaattttttattcttttaaatatatatttatcaaatataatatatatttaaaaatatatattttgttattttgttatttgatttattattgtccctattaatatttaaaataaattattaatatagattaaaaataaaaaataaaagagaaataaattagtaatgaatataagagataaataaacatttaaaactaTGTTTAGTTGTCTAATCATCCTTCCACGTTACTTTACTGTAAAACTTTAGCTcctctatcattactcatatatatatatatatatttaatatttccaAGGGAAACTATATCTTAGTTTTGTATTCCTTCTccttaaattttgttatttttatttttatatttaaaattatattaaacatccacaattaaataatatcatttaaaaaaatcccATTAGACATTCTCAATTCCTTcctatcatttatattataaattaatcgccatttttttaaaaataattcaagatcaagccatttatttttgtttatatattgtttttaatatataaatttattatacttaaaattaattaattctataaaATATGTTGGGtcatactaaaataattttgattaacaAGTAATATAATTAGATAGGAAATGACGTGTCGAAATTTGATTGATcgaacaattaaaaaaaattcaaattttaacgCTCTCCatcacattttattatttttttaataaattctttCCCTCTCTAAAATTTCCTCTTTTATCACactcttcaaaataaataaataaataattttattcctaaaattaaggagaactaaaaaaacaaaaaaattgaattcaagCTCAGGTTTTATTTTTCCACAAGTAACGGAACCGACCATGTGACACGGGACAGGATGGACAGGATTTGCATGGAAATCTGATAGTTTAgtttctttctcaaatttatatattgtttccTGCTGCGAGAAGAATCTAGAAGAAAAAGGTTTTAACATCATCGTATCATCAGCTTTACTCTTCTTCTCCTCTAAGGCATATTCAAAATCCATCGCAAATCCGACTTCATTCCTTCCTCTACGTACAAACCCCCGAATAACACCTCCTCCCTCAAAACCCATCTCAATCTGTCTCTCCACCATAGCCAAATTCCTCGTGACCGGCGTCGCCACAtcggaggaggagaagaagaaaaacgacAACGGTCAAAGGTAAGTAATTTGgtcttcaaaatttaaaaaccagttttttttagtttttatccAACAAGATTTTTTTAGGCAAAAACACATGTAAGCACTGCAATTTGATTTGCTTAATTCATTGTTGGGATGatttatctttttcaatttACTTCTGTTCTTTCTTAAGTTGATTTGTCCATGTAAAGAGAAACAAAGAAATTTAGATATCTCTTGTGAATGAGTACTGAATTTTGCCATTTTATTGTAGTGTAACGAAAGAGCCCGAGAATAAGAAGAGGGAGTTGGATACTGTATATATGGCTGATCTGGTTGAATTTCAAGGCAAACGGAGGAGGATGAAGTGCACTGAAAAAGATTGTCTAGATCAATTGCAGATGGATAAGAATCTTACTACACTGTGTGTGAGTAGGATGATCGAGAAAAACAACAATTTTTTCCTTGAATGCAAAGAAGGTTCTTCCCCTCCCCTTGTTAATGTCCTTTTTTTTCAGAATTGCATTCCTATTCTTATAGCCCATTTCATGTTTCAATTGCTGTAGGATTGAATAAGTAGTTGTCAATTGTTAGTAATGTGCTTTCTCTCTTTTGGACATCGCTATTTCGTTTATCcgataaaaaattcatatagtGTACAAATTTGTTTTATGAAGTGGTTTAGAACTTAATTTGATTGCATAAATTGGACAAATTAACTAGCCTGCCATATCAATGTTAATAATTGTACAATCTTATTGAACATTTGACTTACCTTGTTTAGAGAATACAGTGTATGAAAAATAGTCTTTTGTGCATTTGATGatcattgataatattaaaatttatcgTCTTGTAGAAGAAAAGAAAGCGAAGAAGCGTGCACAAGAGCAAGCAGACATGTTTTTAGAATTCCAggagaagatgaaaaatgaatCTGAGATTAACAAAAAGGAACTTTATTCCTGGAGCAACGACCTAATCGATCGTGAGGCTTTTTATGAACGCATGAAGAAGAAATTTAATGATGAGAAGCAAAAGGTTCTCTTATGTTGACATGAACATTTActtaatacataatttttccTCATCTTCACTGTTCTTTTGAATATCTGTCCTGAAAACTATAGTAATtgctcataattttttattattgtcacTTTAATAATAATCTTCAAAACCATTGACAAATAAGTAAGATGTTTGTAAAATGATAGTGCTGCTTGTTTGGCGTTTTCTTATTTACATGTCATGTTTTTTGTAGATCGACACACTATCAAGGAAGTTACTTGAAATGAAATCCTTGAGGCGGAAGAAGTCTGACGAGAATCCCTTGAATGTTGAAGATGTTAAGGTTCGTAATTTTATCTGATGTTTTTGTTGACACATTTACCtgttttcttattatattttggtTTTATTGATGAGTTTGATCTTAAATATGCAGAAGAGGCAAGAGAAATATGCTAAAAATCTTCAACTAGGAAAGGAACATTCCAAACAGATGCTAAATATGGTAATTGAAGATCTTAGAGCAAAAGTGCAGGGGGTGAATAATCTTGGTAATGAAAGCGAGGCCTTAAAAAACAAGATTAAAGAGTTGAATGAGGAACTTCTACAGAAGCAAATTGAGATTACTGAAATAGAGGAACTAAATCAAGCCCTTTTGATCAAAGAAAGAATGAGCAATGACGAACTGCAGGA is drawn from Impatiens glandulifera chromosome 3, dImpGla2.1, whole genome shotgun sequence and contains these coding sequences:
- the LOC124928976 gene encoding uncharacterized protein LOC124928976, with the protein product MKCTEKDCLDQLQMDKNLTTLCVSRMIEKNNNFFLECKEEEKKAKKRAQEQADMFLEFQEKMKNESEINKKELYSWSNDLIDREAFYERMKKKFNDEKQKVLLC